In one Nocardioides luteus genomic region, the following are encoded:
- a CDS encoding flavin reductase family protein → MSPDAAESWPHPELIESFHGRFDFEAPPSPPETPADAEADARFRTVLGRFASGVTVITAQTAEGPVGMTCQSFSSVSLRPPLILFAPTKSSRAWARIRRAGHFSVNILAADQEAVSNQFASRAADKYADISWTPSAHHGDPHLSGAVGYLDCAVHSVHEEGDHYLVVGRVLDLEEGPATEPLLFFRSNYRELG, encoded by the coding sequence ATGTCTCCCGATGCCGCCGAGAGCTGGCCGCATCCGGAGCTGATCGAGTCCTTCCACGGTCGCTTCGACTTCGAGGCGCCACCGTCTCCTCCGGAGACCCCTGCCGACGCGGAGGCCGATGCCCGGTTCCGTACGGTGCTGGGCCGGTTCGCCTCCGGGGTCACCGTGATCACGGCGCAGACCGCGGAAGGACCGGTGGGGATGACCTGCCAGTCGTTTTCGTCGGTGTCGCTGCGGCCGCCGCTGATCCTGTTCGCGCCCACGAAGTCCTCGCGGGCCTGGGCCCGGATCCGTCGGGCCGGGCACTTCTCGGTGAACATCCTCGCCGCGGACCAGGAGGCGGTCTCGAACCAGTTCGCCTCCCGGGCCGCCGACAAGTACGCCGACATCTCCTGGACGCCCTCGGCCCACCACGGCGACCCGCACCTCTCCGGTGCCGTCGGCTACCTCGACTGTGCCGTCCACTCGGTCCACGAGGAGGGCGACCACTACCTCGTCGTCGGCCGCGTCCTCGATCTCGAGGAGGGCCCCGCCACCGAGCCCCTGCTCTTCTTCCGCAGCAACTACCGCGAGCTGGGCTGA
- a CDS encoding FAD-binding protein — protein MSGTALPDVLSPADVEERFGGWSEETDVVVVGFGVAGGAAALEAARTGARTILLERAAEPGGTSAMAGGHFYLGGGTAVQKATGIEDSAEEMFKYIRAVSKEPEDDKIRSYCDDSVEHFDWLEALGFEFERSFWPGKAVIQPGTEGLMYTGNEKVHPFRDLAVPAPRGHKVPVPGDTGGAKLVVDRMADRLAETSAEIRYETGATNLVIEDGRVVGLAWRRFEERGAIRAKAVILAAGGFVGNADMVAEHTPRLGEKLFPLASTYDDGLGLRLGASAGGRWRFMDEPFQTAPFYPPSILLTGIIVNKHGRRFVAEDSYHARTAAFVMEQPDSAAFLIVDSAHIEHPKMPLCPFIDGWETVEEMAAGLGVPFEALNETLTSYNTHAASGEDPELHKAPEWTEPQDAGPWGAYDLSLGRAMYAGFTMGGLATTVDGEVRREDGSAIAGLYAAGACAANLAQDAKGYASGMQLGDGSYFGRRAGRHAAGLT, from the coding sequence ATGAGCGGCACGGCACTCCCCGACGTACTCTCCCCCGCCGACGTCGAGGAGCGCTTCGGCGGCTGGTCGGAGGAGACCGACGTGGTCGTGGTCGGCTTCGGCGTGGCCGGCGGAGCCGCGGCGCTGGAGGCGGCCCGGACCGGTGCCCGCACGATCCTGCTGGAGCGTGCCGCCGAGCCCGGCGGCACCTCGGCGATGGCCGGCGGCCACTTCTATCTCGGCGGCGGCACCGCGGTGCAGAAGGCGACCGGGATCGAGGACTCGGCCGAGGAGATGTTCAAGTACATCCGCGCGGTCTCCAAGGAGCCCGAGGACGACAAGATCCGGTCCTACTGCGACGACTCGGTCGAGCACTTCGACTGGCTCGAGGCGCTGGGCTTCGAGTTCGAGCGCTCGTTCTGGCCCGGCAAGGCGGTGATCCAGCCCGGCACCGAGGGGCTGATGTACACCGGCAACGAGAAGGTGCACCCGTTCCGTGACCTTGCCGTCCCCGCGCCGCGCGGCCACAAGGTGCCCGTGCCGGGCGACACCGGCGGGGCCAAGCTGGTCGTCGACCGGATGGCCGACCGCCTGGCCGAGACCAGCGCCGAGATCCGCTACGAGACCGGGGCCACCAACCTGGTGATCGAGGACGGCCGGGTCGTCGGCCTGGCCTGGCGCCGCTTCGAGGAGCGCGGCGCGATCCGGGCCAAGGCGGTGATCCTCGCCGCCGGCGGCTTCGTCGGCAACGCCGACATGGTCGCCGAGCACACGCCCCGGCTCGGCGAGAAGCTCTTCCCGCTGGCCTCGACCTATGACGACGGCCTCGGCCTGCGGCTGGGCGCCTCGGCGGGCGGCCGGTGGCGGTTCATGGACGAGCCGTTCCAGACCGCGCCGTTCTACCCGCCCTCGATCCTGCTGACCGGGATCATCGTCAACAAGCACGGCCGGCGGTTCGTGGCCGAGGACTCCTACCACGCGCGTACCGCCGCCTTCGTCATGGAGCAGCCGGACTCGGCGGCCTTCCTGATCGTCGACTCGGCGCACATCGAGCACCCGAAGATGCCGCTGTGCCCGTTCATCGACGGGTGGGAGACGGTCGAGGAGATGGCGGCCGGCCTCGGTGTCCCCTTCGAGGCGCTGAACGAGACCCTGACCTCCTACAACACCCACGCCGCCAGCGGCGAGGACCCGGAGCTCCACAAGGCGCCGGAGTGGACCGAGCCGCAGGACGCCGGCCCCTGGGGCGCCTACGACCTCTCCCTCGGCAGGGCGATGTACGCCGGGTTCACCATGGGCGGTCTGGCGACCACGGTCGACGGAGAGGTACGCCGCGAGGACGGCTCCGCGATCGCCGGCCTCTACGCGGCCGGCGCCTGTGCGGCCAACCTCGCCCAGGACGCCAAGGGCTACGCCTCGGGCATGCAGCTCGGCGACGGCTCGTACTTCGGGCGCCGGGCCGGACGTCATGCCGCCGGGCTGACCTGA
- a CDS encoding MaoC/PaaZ C-terminal domain-containing protein — protein sequence MPIDPAKAIGASLPSQSFSWTSSDVLLYHLGIGAGSRPGDATDPAALRYTLDSDALTVLPSFGVVAPTFHATEPPSLNLPGCDIDLASVLHGSQEIHVDGPIPTSGDAVVTTRIAEVWDKGKAAVIVQEGVATTPAGDPLWTVRSSIFVRGEGGFGGERGPSTSVPVPDRAPDAVAAYDVTEQQALLYRLCGDRNPLHADPAFAAKAGFPKPILHGLCSYGIVLREATGLLLDGDATRVGGFGARFAGIVFPGETISIEAWDEEPIILIRATISSTDPARDGAPVLADCYLEATA from the coding sequence ATGCCCATCGACCCCGCCAAGGCCATCGGCGCCTCGCTGCCGTCGCAGTCGTTCTCGTGGACCTCGTCCGACGTGCTGCTCTACCACCTCGGCATCGGCGCCGGCTCGCGTCCCGGAGACGCGACCGACCCGGCCGCCCTGCGCTACACGCTGGACTCCGACGCGCTGACGGTGCTGCCGTCCTTCGGGGTCGTCGCGCCGACCTTCCACGCCACCGAGCCGCCGTCACTCAACCTGCCCGGCTGCGACATCGACCTGGCCTCGGTGCTCCACGGCTCCCAGGAGATCCACGTCGACGGCCCGATCCCCACCTCCGGTGACGCGGTCGTCACGACCCGGATCGCCGAGGTCTGGGACAAGGGCAAGGCCGCCGTCATCGTCCAGGAGGGCGTCGCCACGACCCCGGCCGGCGATCCGCTGTGGACGGTCCGAAGCTCGATCTTCGTACGCGGCGAGGGCGGCTTCGGGGGTGAGCGCGGGCCGTCGACGTCGGTGCCGGTTCCCGACCGCGCGCCCGATGCGGTGGCTGCGTACGACGTCACGGAGCAGCAGGCGCTGCTCTACCGGCTCTGCGGCGACCGCAACCCGCTGCACGCCGACCCCGCCTTCGCCGCGAAGGCGGGCTTCCCCAAGCCGATCCTGCACGGGCTGTGCTCCTACGGGATCGTGCTGCGCGAGGCGACCGGGCTCCTCTTGGACGGCGACGCGACCCGGGTGGGCGGGTTCGGTGCCAGGTTCGCCGGGATCGTCTTCCCGGGCGAGACGATCTCGATCGAGGCCTGGGACGAGGAGCCCATAATCCTGATCCGAGCGACGATCTCGTCGACCGATCCGGCGCGCGACGGCGCCCCGGTCCTCGCCGACTGCTACCTGGAGGCGACGGCATGA
- the hsaA gene encoding 3-hydroxy-9,10-secoandrosta-1,3,5(10)-triene-9,17-dione monooxygenase oxygenase subunit, whose product MSEPTQRPHKDAQTVRDGVQDLLPTIRERAEETERLRVVPESSVKELEEVGFFKLLQPARFGGLEADPVDFYTCVRDIASACGSTGWVSSVLGVHPWQIALFDDEAQQAVWGEDPDTRVSSSYAPMGKAALVDGGFRLSGRWSFSSGCAHATWVLLGGLVFNDEGQVVDFRTFLVPRERYEIVDVWNVVGLAGTGSNDIVVEDVFIPETFTLSMAETGRCKGPGQAVNTGDLYKLQFHSLFTTTITTPIIGMARGAYDEHVTMQQNRVRASYGEKASLDPFAAVRVATASSDIDAAWALLVGNIREQQAYVARGEKIPISQRLRIRRDQVLGTQRAIDAIDLLFEASGGRALANGTPLQRAWRDAHAGRVHAANDPERALQMYGASEFGHKVDPGMY is encoded by the coding sequence GTGAGCGAACCGACACAGCGCCCCCACAAGGACGCGCAGACCGTCAGGGACGGGGTGCAGGACCTGCTGCCCACCATCAGGGAGCGCGCCGAGGAGACCGAGCGCCTCCGGGTGGTGCCGGAGTCGAGCGTGAAGGAGCTGGAGGAGGTCGGCTTCTTCAAGCTCCTGCAGCCGGCCCGGTTCGGCGGGCTCGAGGCCGACCCGGTGGACTTCTACACCTGCGTACGCGACATCGCCTCCGCCTGCGGCTCGACGGGCTGGGTCTCCAGCGTCCTGGGCGTGCACCCCTGGCAGATCGCGCTCTTCGACGACGAGGCGCAGCAGGCGGTCTGGGGCGAGGACCCCGACACCCGGGTCTCCTCCTCCTATGCCCCGATGGGCAAGGCGGCTCTCGTCGACGGCGGCTTCCGGCTCTCCGGACGCTGGTCGTTCTCCTCCGGCTGCGCGCACGCCACGTGGGTGCTGCTCGGCGGCCTCGTCTTCAACGACGAGGGCCAGGTGGTCGACTTCCGTACGTTCCTGGTGCCCCGCGAGCGCTACGAGATCGTCGACGTCTGGAACGTCGTCGGCCTGGCCGGCACCGGCTCCAACGACATCGTGGTCGAGGACGTCTTCATCCCGGAGACCTTCACGCTCTCGATGGCCGAGACCGGGCGGTGCAAGGGCCCCGGGCAGGCGGTCAACACCGGCGACCTCTACAAGCTGCAGTTCCACTCGCTGTTCACCACCACGATCACCACGCCGATCATCGGCATGGCCCGCGGCGCCTACGACGAGCACGTCACCATGCAGCAGAACCGGGTGCGCGCCTCCTACGGCGAGAAGGCATCGCTCGACCCGTTCGCCGCGGTGCGCGTGGCGACCGCGTCCTCCGACATCGACGCCGCCTGGGCGCTGCTGGTGGGCAACATCCGCGAGCAGCAGGCCTACGTCGCGCGCGGCGAGAAGATCCCGATCTCCCAGCGGCTGCGGATCCGGCGTGACCAGGTCCTCGGTACGCAGCGGGCGATCGATGCGATCGACCTGCTCTTCGAGGCTTCCGGCGGCCGGGCCCTGGCCAACGGCACCCCGCTCCAGCGCGCCTGGCGCGACGCCCACGCCGGCCGTGTCCACGCCGCCAACGACCCCGAGCGCGCGCTGCAGATGTACGGCGCCTCCGAGTTCGGGCACAAGGTCGACCCGGGGATGTACTGA
- the hsaC gene encoding iron-dependent extradiol dioxygenase HsaC — translation MSIDIKSMGYVRVTSTDLEAWRTFAEKVLGLVTAKGPDPEHLYYRIDEVSARLVIEPGEVDQLGCVGWEVADHTALAEAREHLEKSGVEVEEGTPEELAERRVQEMLRFRDPFDNVFELFHGITYERRPAVSPYGHTFVTGDQGMGHVVIPVSDDVEALEFYRDTLGFRLRDSMSMPGEFAGKEPGTKIWLRFLGINPRHHSLAFLPFPNDSKCVHIMLEVDKLDDVGRALERVKKYGAKLSATLGRHMNDEMVSFYVKSPGGFDIEFGTEGLQVDDQKWVARESTAVSYWGHDFGVGQ, via the coding sequence ATGAGCATCGACATCAAGTCCATGGGCTACGTACGCGTCACCAGCACCGACCTGGAGGCGTGGCGTACGTTCGCGGAGAAGGTCCTCGGCCTCGTGACGGCCAAGGGGCCGGACCCGGAGCACCTCTACTACCGCATCGACGAGGTCTCGGCGCGCCTGGTGATCGAGCCGGGCGAGGTGGACCAGCTCGGCTGCGTCGGCTGGGAGGTCGCCGATCACACCGCCCTGGCGGAGGCCCGCGAGCACCTGGAGAAGTCCGGTGTCGAGGTCGAGGAGGGCACGCCCGAGGAGCTCGCCGAGCGCCGGGTGCAGGAGATGCTGCGCTTCCGCGACCCCTTCGACAACGTCTTCGAGCTCTTCCACGGCATCACCTACGAGCGGCGCCCCGCGGTCTCGCCCTACGGCCACACCTTCGTGACCGGGGACCAGGGGATGGGCCACGTGGTGATCCCGGTCAGCGACGACGTCGAGGCACTGGAGTTCTACCGCGACACGCTCGGGTTCCGGCTGCGCGACTCGATGAGCATGCCCGGCGAGTTCGCCGGCAAGGAGCCCGGCACCAAGATCTGGCTGCGCTTCCTCGGGATCAACCCGCGCCACCACTCGCTGGCTTTCCTGCCGTTCCCCAACGACTCCAAGTGCGTGCACATCATGCTCGAGGTCGACAAGCTCGACGACGTCGGCCGGGCGCTGGAGCGGGTCAAGAAGTACGGCGCGAAGCTGTCGGCGACGCTCGGGCGGCACATGAACGACGAGATGGTCTCGTTCTACGTGAAGTCCCCGGGCGGTTTCGACATCGAGTTCGGCACCGAGGGGCTGCAGGTCGACGACCAGAAGTGGGTCGCCCGGGAGTCCACGGCCGTCTCGTACTGGGGTCACGACTTCGGCGTAGGCCAGTGA
- a CDS encoding alpha/beta hydrolase produces the protein MVELRERRAALLANRRLTWVFGADDPEAVMREVRAGDLRLRVHAPLAPATSVAGRPIVLAFHGGGWCWGSPEQSRWMAGRIAARTGAVVVAPAYRLAPEHPYPAAVEDCWTALSWVVAHAADLGGDADRIAVMGDSAGGTLAAVVALRARDEGAPRIRGQVLIYPVVDLVGLRGPGLGGIVEHYLGGDASRAEEWAASPLRAASHADLPPALVLTARFDPLRRHAERYAGVLRTAGVDVTMHCPTLATHAYLTLPGISPASRAGLARVVTFLDQVLASR, from the coding sequence ATGGTCGAGCTGCGCGAGCGGCGCGCGGCGCTGTTGGCGAACCGCCGCCTGACCTGGGTCTTCGGTGCCGACGACCCGGAGGCGGTGATGCGAGAGGTGCGGGCCGGTGACCTCCGGCTGCGCGTGCACGCCCCGCTAGCTCCTGCGACCTCCGTCGCTGGCCGGCCGATCGTGCTGGCCTTCCACGGCGGCGGCTGGTGCTGGGGGTCGCCGGAGCAGTCCCGCTGGATGGCCGGGCGGATCGCGGCCCGCACGGGTGCCGTGGTCGTCGCGCCGGCCTATCGGCTGGCGCCGGAGCACCCCTATCCGGCGGCGGTCGAGGACTGCTGGACGGCGCTGAGCTGGGTGGTCGCCCATGCCGCCGACCTCGGCGGCGACGCCGACCGGATCGCGGTGATGGGCGACAGTGCCGGCGGCACGCTCGCCGCCGTCGTGGCCCTGCGCGCCCGTGACGAGGGCGCGCCCCGGATCCGCGGCCAGGTGCTCATCTATCCGGTCGTCGACCTCGTCGGCCTGCGCGGGCCCGGGCTCGGCGGGATCGTCGAGCACTATCTCGGCGGTGACGCGTCGCGCGCGGAGGAGTGGGCGGCCTCGCCGCTGCGGGCGGCCTCCCATGCCGACCTGCCCCCGGCACTCGTCCTCACCGCTCGGTTCGATCCGCTACGCCGGCATGCCGAGCGCTACGCCGGGGTGCTGCGTACGGCCGGGGTGGACGTCACCATGCACTGCCCGACCCTGGCGACCCATGCCTACCTCACCCTGCCCGGGATCTCACCCGCGTCGCGCGCCGGCCTGGCCCGCGTGGTGACCTTCCTTGACCAGGTGCTGGCCAGTCGATAA
- a CDS encoding RpiB/LacA/LacB family sugar-phosphate isomerase produces the protein MRIAFGADDENETTRAVLAELRGRGEVEVVDTDSWPDLGAGIGRAVVEGRADVGVVMCWTGTGTAIAANKVPGVRAALAWEPWIARGARLWNDANVLALSLKRLAPDVAVEVARAFLDETTPDPDEADAIRRLDELP, from the coding sequence ATGCGGATCGCCTTCGGAGCCGATGACGAGAACGAGACGACCCGAGCCGTGCTCGCCGAGCTGCGGGGGCGCGGTGAGGTCGAGGTCGTCGACACCGACTCCTGGCCCGACCTCGGCGCCGGCATCGGCCGGGCGGTCGTCGAGGGCCGCGCCGACGTCGGCGTGGTGATGTGCTGGACCGGCACCGGGACGGCGATCGCCGCCAACAAGGTCCCGGGCGTCCGCGCCGCGTTGGCGTGGGAGCCCTGGATCGCCCGCGGCGCCCGGCTGTGGAACGACGCCAACGTCCTGGCGTTGAGCCTCAAGCGCCTCGCCCCGGACGTCGCCGTCGAGGTGGCCCGGGCGTTCCTCGACGAGACCACCCCCGACCCCGACGAGGCCGACGCCATCCGCCGCCTCGACGAGCTCCCCTGA
- a CDS encoding nuclear transport factor 2 family protein, with protein MSDIREIEQLKFRYVRLLDTKQWDEFATCFSDDATADYAGLSFGTPGELVDYMRTNLPAEIITMHHLHHPEITVDGDEASGRWYLYDKVFAPAFAFALEGAAFYEDRYVRTPQGWRIAHTGYERTWELTTSLKDQPSAKLTGPGGPATHA; from the coding sequence ATGAGTGACATCAGGGAGATCGAGCAGCTCAAGTTCCGCTACGTACGCCTCCTCGACACCAAGCAGTGGGACGAGTTCGCCACCTGCTTCAGCGACGACGCCACCGCCGACTACGCCGGCCTCTCCTTCGGCACTCCGGGCGAGCTGGTCGACTACATGCGCACCAACCTGCCCGCCGAGATCATCACGATGCACCACCTGCACCACCCCGAGATCACGGTCGACGGCGATGAGGCCTCCGGCCGCTGGTACCTCTACGACAAGGTCTTCGCCCCCGCCTTCGCGTTCGCCCTCGAGGGCGCCGCCTTCTACGAGGACCGCTACGTGCGTACGCCGCAGGGCTGGCGCATCGCCCACACCGGCTACGAGCGCACCTGGGAGCTCACCACCAGCCTCAAGGACCAGCCCAGCGCGAAGCTGACCGGACCCGGCGGACCGGCCACGCACGCCTGA
- a CDS encoding LLM class F420-dependent oxidoreductase, giving the protein MRHGIVLFTSDRGIAPAELASAAEERGFDTFYVPEHTHIPVRRDALHPTGGTELPDDRYLRTLDPWVTLGTCAAVTSRIGLSTAVALPVESDPITLAKAIATLDHLSGGRVSLGVGFGWNTDELADHGIPGDRKRTALKEYLEAMRALWTEEEAAYDGEFVSFGPSWAYPKPPQGRIPTIVGAGGGPKTLRWIARNAEGWMSTPTEAGIGDKVKTLQDEWESAGREGKPEVRVLVAKKPTPEDLTEWSVADELIWGVPDTEPAGVLTYLDKLAARLNLT; this is encoded by the coding sequence ATGCGCCACGGCATCGTCCTGTTCACCTCGGACCGCGGCATCGCGCCCGCCGAGCTCGCCTCCGCCGCCGAGGAGCGCGGCTTCGACACGTTCTACGTGCCCGAGCACACCCACATCCCGGTGCGCCGCGACGCCCTGCACCCCACCGGCGGCACCGAGCTCCCCGACGACCGCTACCTGCGTACGCTCGACCCCTGGGTGACGCTCGGGACCTGCGCCGCGGTGACCTCGCGGATCGGGCTGTCGACCGCGGTCGCGCTGCCGGTCGAGTCCGACCCGATCACGCTGGCCAAGGCGATCGCGACCCTCGACCACCTCTCCGGCGGCCGGGTCTCGCTGGGCGTCGGGTTCGGCTGGAACACCGACGAGCTCGCCGACCACGGCATCCCCGGCGACCGCAAGCGCACCGCACTGAAGGAGTATCTCGAGGCCATGCGTGCGTTGTGGACCGAGGAGGAGGCCGCCTACGACGGCGAGTTCGTCTCCTTCGGCCCTTCCTGGGCCTACCCGAAGCCGCCGCAGGGCCGGATCCCGACGATCGTCGGCGCCGGCGGCGGACCCAAGACGCTGCGCTGGATCGCCCGCAACGCCGAGGGTTGGATGTCGACACCGACCGAGGCCGGCATCGGCGACAAGGTCAAGACCCTCCAGGACGAGTGGGAGTCGGCCGGCCGCGAGGGCAAACCCGAGGTCCGGGTGCTCGTCGCCAAGAAGCCGACCCCGGAGGACCTCACCGAGTGGTCCGTCGCCGACGAGCTGATCTGGGGCGTCCCCGACACGGAACCCGCAGGCGTACTCACCTACCTCGACAAGCTAGCCGCCCGCCTGAATCTGACCTGA
- the hsaD gene encoding 4,5:9,10-diseco-3-hydroxy-5,9,17-trioxoandrosta-1(10),2-diene-4-oate hydrolase, with amino-acid sequence MALVKEDVAHDVAIKTEAAGEISLRYYDLGSDGDDRLPLVMLHGGGPGASSWSNFGSALEGFAADFRTILVDQPGFGASDKPEVVGNYYRFAGDAVIALLDELGLKKVHLLGNSLGGGTAMRIALTYPDRVGRLVLMGPGGLSLNLFHADPTEGVQRLMDFSGDPTREALKAFISTMVVNQKLVTDELVEERFADATAPGAREAMASMGWSFYNPETAEDGMLWREAHQLKHHTLLTWGREDRVNPLDGAFPALKLIPKAQLHVFPRCGHWAQIEAADEFREIAVSFLKRHRERTAEEKR; translated from the coding sequence ATGGCACTGGTGAAAGAGGACGTCGCTCATGACGTCGCGATCAAGACCGAGGCCGCCGGCGAGATCTCGCTGCGCTACTACGACCTGGGTTCAGATGGGGATGACCGGCTGCCGCTGGTGATGCTTCACGGCGGGGGTCCCGGGGCCTCGTCGTGGTCCAACTTCGGCTCGGCGCTGGAGGGCTTCGCGGCCGACTTCCGCACGATCCTGGTCGACCAGCCGGGGTTCGGCGCCTCCGACAAGCCGGAGGTGGTGGGCAACTACTACCGCTTCGCCGGCGACGCGGTGATCGCGCTGCTCGACGAGCTGGGCCTGAAGAAGGTGCACCTGCTCGGCAACTCGCTCGGCGGCGGCACCGCGATGCGGATCGCGCTGACCTACCCGGACCGGGTCGGCCGGCTGGTGCTGATGGGGCCGGGCGGGCTCTCGCTCAACCTCTTCCACGCCGATCCCACCGAGGGCGTACAACGCCTGATGGACTTCTCCGGCGACCCCACGCGGGAGGCGCTCAAGGCGTTCATCTCGACCATGGTCGTCAACCAGAAGCTGGTCACCGACGAGCTGGTCGAGGAGCGGTTCGCGGACGCGACCGCGCCCGGCGCGCGAGAGGCGATGGCGTCGATGGGGTGGTCGTTCTACAACCCCGAGACCGCCGAGGACGGCATGCTCTGGCGCGAGGCCCACCAGCTCAAGCACCACACCCTGCTCACCTGGGGGCGCGAGGACCGGGTCAACCCGCTCGACGGCGCGTTCCCCGCCCTGAAGCTGATCCCCAAGGCACAGCTGCATGTCTTCCCGCGCTGTGGGCACTGGGCACAGATCGAGGCCGCCGACGAGTTCCGCGAGATCGCAGTCTCGTTCTTGAAGAGGCACAGGGAGCGTACTGCCGAGGAGAAGCGATGA
- the kstD gene encoding 3-oxosteroid 1-dehydrogenase, with product MGQTDEETYDVVVVGAGGAGMTAALAAARRHGLETVVIEKSAYFGGSTSRSGGGVWIPRNHALAAAHQKDSPEAASLYLESIVGDVVPAERRETFLGRGPEVLSFVCEKTPVRFNWVPDYADYHPEAPGGRGAGRSVEPAPLDARIIGSELDRLHPPYTKSPANMVVTQADFRKISLGMRTVRGPITMVKIAVARILAGLLGRKMYAMGAALAIGLRKGLMDAGVPIRYETELVGLVTEDGRVVGVEVRHGESGPTSVIRARRGVILGSGGFERNLEMREKYLPAPTSVEWTTGAFSNTGGGILAGIAAGADTDLMDESWWGPTIPFPGRPWFALAERNLPGSIIVNGAGKRFMNEALPYVEAVHEIYKGQETGVSHVPAWLVFDQRYRNRYIFAGLGPGQPFPGRWLKSGVVVKASSVEALAEKIEVPVDGLRETLARFNRFAESGVDEDFHRGESTYDKYYSDPTVKPNCSLNVIDQAPFYAVKMAPGDLGTKGGLVTDKRARVLRPDGSVIEGLYAAGNVSSAVMGRTYAGPGATIGPALVFGYLAAEDCALKENS from the coding sequence ATGGGACAGACCGACGAGGAGACCTACGACGTCGTGGTCGTGGGCGCCGGAGGCGCCGGGATGACCGCGGCCCTCGCGGCCGCCCGCCGGCACGGGCTCGAGACCGTCGTCATCGAGAAGAGCGCCTACTTCGGCGGATCGACGTCCCGCTCGGGCGGCGGGGTCTGGATCCCGCGCAACCACGCCCTGGCAGCCGCCCACCAGAAGGACTCCCCCGAGGCCGCCAGCCTCTATCTCGAGTCGATCGTCGGCGACGTCGTGCCGGCCGAGCGCCGCGAGACGTTCCTGGGCCGCGGCCCGGAGGTGCTCTCGTTCGTGTGCGAGAAGACCCCGGTGCGCTTCAACTGGGTCCCCGACTACGCCGACTACCACCCCGAGGCGCCCGGCGGCCGCGGCGCCGGCCGCTCCGTCGAGCCGGCTCCGCTCGACGCCCGGATCATCGGTTCCGAGCTCGACCGGCTGCACCCGCCCTACACGAAGTCGCCGGCCAACATGGTGGTCACCCAGGCCGACTTCCGGAAGATCAGCCTCGGCATGCGCACGGTCCGCGGCCCGATCACGATGGTCAAGATCGCGGTCGCGCGGATCCTCGCCGGCCTGCTCGGCAGGAAGATGTACGCCATGGGCGCGGCGCTCGCGATCGGCCTGCGCAAGGGCCTGATGGATGCCGGCGTCCCGATCCGGTACGAGACCGAGCTGGTCGGCCTGGTCACCGAGGACGGCCGTGTCGTGGGCGTCGAGGTGCGCCACGGCGAGTCCGGCCCGACCTCGGTGATCCGGGCGCGGCGCGGCGTGATCCTGGGCTCGGGTGGCTTCGAACGCAACCTGGAGATGCGGGAGAAGTACCTGCCCGCGCCGACCTCGGTCGAGTGGACCACCGGCGCCTTCTCCAACACCGGCGGCGGGATCCTGGCCGGGATCGCCGCCGGCGCGGACACCGATCTCATGGACGAGTCCTGGTGGGGCCCGACGATCCCGTTCCCGGGACGGCCCTGGTTCGCGCTCGCCGAGCGCAACCTGCCCGGTTCGATCATCGTCAACGGCGCGGGCAAGCGGTTCATGAACGAGGCGCTCCCCTATGTCGAGGCGGTCCACGAGATCTACAAGGGGCAGGAGACAGGGGTCTCGCACGTCCCGGCGTGGCTGGTCTTCGACCAGCGTTACCGCAACCGCTACATCTTCGCGGGGCTCGGCCCGGGCCAGCCGTTCCCGGGGCGCTGGCTCAAGAGCGGGGTCGTCGTGAAGGCTTCTTCCGTCGAAGCGCTCGCAGAGAAGATCGAGGTGCCCGTGGACGGACTCCGCGAGACCCTGGCCCGGTTCAACCGCTTCGCCGAGTCGGGCGTCGACGAGGACTTCCACCGCGGCGAGTCGACCTACGACAAGTACTACTCCGACCCCACCGTCAAGCCGAACTGCTCGCTCAACGTCATCGACCAGGCTCCGTTCTACGCCGTCAAGATGGCCCCCGGCGACCTCGGCACCAAGGGCGGCCTGGTCACCGACAAGCGCGCCCGGGTCCTGCGGCCCGACGGCTCCGTCATCGAGGGTCTCTACGCCGCCGGAAACGTCTCCTCCGCCGTCATGGGCCGCACCTACGCCGGCCCCGGCGCCACCATCGGCCCCGCCCTGGTCTTCGGCTACCTGGCCGCCGAGGACTGCGCTCTCAAGGAGAACAGCTGA